The proteins below come from a single Miscanthus floridulus cultivar M001 chromosome 1, ASM1932011v1, whole genome shotgun sequence genomic window:
- the LOC136453703 gene encoding uncharacterized protein: protein MGNGGRARPRPPLGVVGRAGGAPGRAGRPRAGRRARGTRRGSGRAARWWRRGATRVHARRSLPETSFLFTARPRIPAAAPPSPAPAPPRRPPHLRPRLPAPARSTPTPAPPRRRRRLPTAAAASSPPRRRRTGARGGRRSSWRRGKEGLKLQLDSSPPPPPPPGGPPQPPPPGKEGLQPGLLLRLRLLLRLRLLLLRLRLRLLALAVLDASALDTWAIHGVV from the exons ATGGGGAACGGAGGCAGGGCGCGACCTCGGCCGCCACTAGGCGTGGTGGGGCGCGCTGGTGGGGCGCCGGGGCGCGCTGGGCGGCCGAGGGCGGGGCGGCGGGCGCGCGGCACGAGGCGCGGcagcgggcgcgcggcgcggtggtggaggcgcggggcgACCCGCGTGCACGCGCGGCGgtcactaccggagact tcgtttctGTTTACCGCACGCCCGCGCATCCCCGCCGCAGCGCCGCCGTCCcccgcgccggcgcctccccgccgtcccccgcacttgcgcccgcgcctccccgcgcccgcgcgctccacgccgacgccggcgcctccccgccgtcgccggcgcctccccaccgccgcggccgcctcctcccctccacgccgTCGCAGAACCGGCGCGCGCGGTGGAAGACGAAGCAGCTGGAGAAGGGGAAAGGAAGGGCTGAAGCTCCAGCTCgactcctcccctccaccaccgccgccaccgggcggtcccccacagccgccgccaccgggaaAGGAAGGGCTGCAACCTGGGctcctcctccggctccggcTGCTCCTCCGgctgcggctcctcctcctccggctccggctccggctcctcgcgCTGGCCGTCCTGGACGCGAGCGCGCTGGACACCTGGGCGATCCACGGCGTCGTCTGA